Proteins encoded within one genomic window of Triticum aestivum cultivar Chinese Spring chromosome 2D, IWGSC CS RefSeq v2.1, whole genome shotgun sequence:
- the LOC123051324 gene encoding acyl-[acyl-carrier-protein] desaturase 7, chloroplastic-like yields MAASWLLKHPCPPERPWTSTRNATGLQLITITYRRTTCTGRSAAVAVKHQEEGTDDEWLAYLEPAKLEVFDQLEPWAEANVVPLLKPAEVAWQPTDLLPDPASLGADGFHAACCDIRERAAGLPDAHLVCLVGNMVTEEALPSYQSMANRFEAVHDLTGSSGTAWARWTRGWSAEENRHGDVLNRYLYLSGRVDMRQVERTIHNLIRSGMVLNAARSPYHGFIYVAFQERATFISHGNTARRAKEHGDVALARICGAIAADEKRHELAYTRIVAKLFEIDPDGAVRALAYMMRRRIVMPASLMTDGRDDDLFAHYGAVAQQAGIYTASDYRGILEHLIKQWGVEELVAAGLSDEGRRARDYVCALPQKIRRLEEKAHERRRHKAQPTTPIPFSWIYDRPVNITVA; encoded by the exons ATGGCGGCCTCATGGCTCCTCAAACATCCTTGTCCACCAGAAAGGCCATGGACAAGCACAAGGAATGCTACGGGTCTCCAGCTGATCACCATCACTTACCG GCGAACCACGTGCACCGGCCGGAGCGCCGCCGTTGCGGTTAAGCACCAGGAGGAGGGCACCGACGACGAGTGGCTGGCGTACCTGGAGCCGGCCAAGCTAGAGGTGTTCGACCAGCTAGAGCCGTGGGCGGAAGCGAACGTGGTACCGCTCCTTAAGCCCGCCGAGGTGGCGTGGCAGCCGACGGACCTGCTGCCGGATCCGGCGTCGCTCGGCGCCGACGGCTTCCACGCGGCGTGCTGCGACATCCGGGAGCGCGCGGCCGGCCTGCCCGACGCGCACCTCGTGTGCCTCGTGGGCAACATGGTGACGGAGGAGGCGCTGCCGAGTTACCAGAGCATGGCGAACCGCTTCGAGGCCGTGCACGACCTCACCGGCTCCAGCGGCACCGCCTGGGCGCGCTGGACACGCGGCTGGTCCGCCGAGGAGAACCGCCACGGCGACGTGCTCAACAGGTACCTCTACCTCTCCGGCCGCGTCGACATGCGGCAGGTCGAGAGGACCATCCACAACCTCATCCGGTCCGGCATGGTCCTGAACGCCGCGCGGAGCCCCTACCATGGATTCATCTACGTCGCCTTCCAGGAGCGCGCCACCTTCATCTCCCACGGCAACACCGCGCGGCGCGCCAAGGAGCACGGTGACGTGGCGCTCGCCCGCATATGCGGCGCCATCGCCGCCGACGAGAAGCGGCACGAGCTGGCCTACACACGCATCGTGGCGAAGCTGTTCGAGATCGACCCCGACGGCGCCGTTCGCGCGCTAGCCTACATGATGCGTCGTCGGATCGTCATGCCGGCGTCCCTCATGACCGACGGCCGCGACGATGACCTCTTCGCGCACTATGGAGCTGTGGCGCAGCAGGCCGGCATTTACACGGCCTCCGACTACCGTGGCATTTTGGAGCACCTGATAAAGCAGTGGGGAGTGGAGGAGCTGGTGGCCGCCGGGCTCTCCGACGAGGGGAGGCGTGCGCGGGACTACGTGTGCGCGCTGCCACAAAAAATCCGAAGGTTGGAGGAGAAGGCCCACGAACGGAGACGCCACAAGGCCCAGCCCACGACACCCATCCCATTTAGCTGGATCTATGACAGGCCCGTCAACATCACCGTCGCCTAG